The genomic DNA TTTAGATCTGTTGAGGTGGAGGTGGATTCTACTACTGTTGTGACTCTTCTTAATCAGCAGGATAATTTTCTCCATCCTCTCCACATCCTGATCTGTGGCTGCCAAGCTTACTTGAAGATGGACTGGCAACTCTCCTCTGCTTCTTCAAAGCTCAAAACTTTCACACTCAATGGATCAAATAAGCCTTGTTTTTAATACCCTTTTGGAGTTTGATCTTTAAGtctgttaaattttttatttattttttgtctgaTTTGAATTTGTGGGTTTTGTCTCCCAATATCAAAAGCTTATAGTTTTATATATGTCAGTAATAATCCACAatatctcaatttttttccaaGCAAAAATAAATATCTCAACAAATCAGTGCTTCATTTGGTATTCTTCTTTCCAGTTCCATATCAAAATCTATTTACATCCCTATGTTCTATAAAGAACAATTGATATGAAAAAATTATCTTATTTACATCCATGTAGTATAATACACAGTAAAAAATTATCTGATTCGTTgccaaatatttgatttttcgcTACGGTTTGTTATTTTAGCGAatttggttgttgataattCGTATTTTTTATCGTTCATTTGTGTTCTATTGGGGTTGTATTTTGCTAGAATTTCATAGAATTTGATTTGGCTGCGTAACTGATTGGCTTAAAATTTTGTGAGATTAAATATTTCTTGAATTTGATCATtagatttcccttttttttttcttttttttttgttttttgcaaatATCTTGTTTTCTAGGTCCCACCTTTTAACATTGTTGTTCAGTACTTCACTCTTCTTTGCAGCAAAGAAATGTTTTTCTTGTACCCTGCATAGGATTTTTAGAAATGGATCAAAACTAACATGAGACATAGAACTTCTGTGTTTCACTTACTTATTGATTGGGTTACAATCTCAGCATGAGAAACTCACTCCATGATCTGAAAAACATGGAAGAATTATATAGCTACAGTAGACAAACTAACCTACGATTTTAGAAATACAAAGTAGGATAAATTTGCTACATGGAGATCCCACAACAGAACCAACTTACAAATATTCTAAACTCTCATCCAAAATTCAAACCGTCTGCAATTctatacaaaaatataaagttgTATGACAATTACTACAATTTGAAGCAAAATTTAACCTATGCAATAGTTGAATTTAATAACTCAACAATATTAATATtctcaagagaaaaaaaaaacacaaaaaaataaaaccccatATAAAAAAATCCAAGACTTTGTACAGAACATAGGCTTACCTTTCTTCAAGAACTGCAATTGAAATTGCAGCAGTTGCGTTTGTTGGCTGGTGGGAGTCATTTCGCTGTGCAAGAGTTGCTGAAAATTTACCAAAATCTTAGTAagataaagaacaaaaatagTAATCACAAACTCAAATTTAAAGCATAGTTTTGTAGCTcctaatttttttctaaataatGCAAACACTCTTCCCTATCTCAGATGGCTATAACTCATGAATCCAAATCTCATTGAATCAAGCCTATTCTCTTAAACCAAAGATGAAATTGTTTCATGATCTGCAACTAATATGATTtacaactaaaaaataaaattaatcaactcgaaatcaaatataaatccaATTCAATTTAAACCTACCAAGCATAACAGAACAAATCATAGATAGACAATCAATCAAACAGAACTGAATGAGATTTAGCTCCTTCAAAAATTTCACATTAAACCCAATTATAAAGCACAAAATCCTACCCAAAAATGAAAACAGAgataaaacaaagcaaaaatcGAACAAAAAGGGATGGGTACCTCTGTTTTTGACTCGAGATCTCTGCGcgctttgaatttctgcacacAAAATATATTACTTTATGTAACACTTGATAAAATTTGGAAGGTCCTTATATAATAAGATTCATGTTtgcttatgattttttttttaaattcccaaGCAAGAGGATTAGTAATGGTAAAGCTAAAGTTTGGGGATTCATGTGTGATTTGGCTTTTGATGTTCAAATGACGGAGAATGAATTTGTCAATGTAAGTTGGCAAATATTTGATCGAGTAAAAACTATGTTTAGCCACAAAATACTATCATGTAGTCAGATGGAAGCATTAAGGATTAATTTTCATTAATAGTATTCGATCTATTTGCAGACATTTTGTATGATAATCCTTTTTTCGTGGTTAGTCAGATCAATTAGGGATATATTTAACTAAAATGGTAAcacattttaactaaaatgatAATACAATTCAATATCCTTTTCTTTGAATTGGAGATTAAGTAGAAAATATTACCCACAAATcatccacatattcataattatgcaTGAAAAGTAGAAATTCGAAAAGCAAAAACTAAATCACTTACATGGCAGGTCTTCAGCAAGAATAGCATTGCTGCAACCAAAATTGATACCAATAAGCCGTATGAATCTTATTGATTATGAGTACCAATTCTCTAGATTGAGCACTGCGGGGTAAGATCTGCACTTGTGGGTAAAATCAAATTAGGTTCTATTTAATCACAGGTGCAccagaaaattataaaaaatttcataccTTTAAGTTTCAACGTTTTTACTCTGGAATCCAAGAAAAACCCATATCAGATTCTAAGTGGGTTTATcacaaataataatttaatcagaaattaacactgaaaataaatcaaaaacacaaaaaaaattgaacttttcGTACCTCTAAGTTTCTGGGTTTTTACTGTGAATCATATTGAGAACTAAGGGCGCAAATTGCTGGAGGAGAAGACGAAGAGGGAGGAAGCACGGGTTTGTTTTGGCGATGAATGGGAAAGCACGTcaacttccaaaaaaaaaaaaaaagaaaaaaaaaaagggaaatctaATGATCAAATTCAAGAAATATTTAATCTCACAAAATTTTAAGCCAATCAGTTACGCAGCCAAATGAAATTCTAGCAAAATACAATCCCAATAGAACACAAATGAACGATAAAAAATACGAAATATCAACAACCAAATTCGGTAAAATAACAAACCACAgcgaaaaatcaaatatttggcTCCTGGGTAGTTGAGAAGAAGTGAGATTTAATTACCTGTTGAAGGCTAGAGAAATTGGTTGCACGATTAGGCGGCAAGGAGATCGCAAAGCAGAGACCAAAAAGATGAGGAAGCAGAGATCGAAGGGATCACGAAGGAGAGATGGAAAGGAACAGGAAGCAGAGATGGAAGAGATCGCAAGGCGGAGTGTAGGACGCATGATCGAAACCGCCAACCCGTTGCAGAGCAGCTGAGAATTCTGTGTTTCGAGTGTTTTCGGCAGAAGTCGAGAGATTTCTACTGGAAACCATGCGGAAACCATGGCCAAAACCGTCATTTTACTGTGGAAAACACGAAAAAAGCAAGACTTGAAGAGCAGCTGAGGGGCAAAAACGGAAGAACACTGGCGAAGGAACAGTAAAAAGGACACAGAGGGAATTAAACAGAAAGTTAGGCGTTTAGTATATACTAGATAGTtttgcccgcgcgttgctgcgggatcACAAATTGtgtgaaaattttgtttcaaagatATAAAAAGATTGTATGACAGAAAATGCTGAATAAATCTTTATATACGAAAGATTTGATTGATACAATCTATATACAAAAGATGATGTGCATGTGAAAAAGATTAATCTTTACTTACATTCCTGCATTCTTACATTTTTCGAACTCACCTACTTTAACTCCTCCACACTCAATAGGCACGAACTTTCATCTTTCTTGTTGGATTAAAAGCTGGCAAATCGGAGAGCTGAAaccattttcattcaattacaaAGTTGTAGAATCAAAATAtcaattttatcaatttacgAAATCACAAATATGCAGATTAAATTGCATGTAAAGAAATGTGTAAATAGAAAAGTATCAAATTGCAAAAGAAATGTTAACACAACACCACTACAATAATAAGAAATCTCAAATAATAACATCTACCACATATGATTTTTTAAAATGGATACCGGTAATAGATAACTTATAGCTTTCACTTGCTTACTGTTGTTAATGAGATACAAAATACagccaacaaaagaaaacataacaaataCCAAAAGAAAGATTAAGCTCCCAATCAAGTATTTAAATGAAAGAGATGTAAAGGTAGTCAAATAACTGAAAAACATCAATGTTTCAAATAATAACCATCACAAAATTATTCCACTCAAAGTCCCCTAAATAACACATCATGGGCATCCTGCCACGATTATCTGAGAATATATCATTGGTTACTGTTGAAAATATACTGCATTATCTTGAATTCAAAGTACAAACAATGAAGAATGCACATGAAGAACACACAATTTCTTTGCAAAACAATTTTATAATGTTATAATGTTGAATTGGAAATTCAGAATGAACTTCATTAGTTCAATATGAAAAATTCAAGAATTTAATTacactgaaaaatgaaaatcacgAAGCAACGAAGAAGCAAGCAAACTACAGAATTCAAAGAACCAAACATGCCAGAACTGAAACATTAAAAATAGCATTTACCTATTTCAAAGATAAAAAATCTCAGATATCAGTATATCAGCACTCCCTGCAAAAcaccaaaatcagaaaattagaaaaatctaATTTGATATCATTGTATCTTAAGAAACCACCAAATTTCCAATCAaagaaaaagtaataaaaacccCTGCACAAAATAATCAGAAGATAAAAGCTGAAATTTGTAAAGCATTTGTGCAAAGCACTTATTAGAGGAACTTACATATGGATGAAAGTGTTGGTCTCTTGTATCATGTTAGAGCAGCATTAGCTGGAATTTACAAATATAATACATTCTGAGCATTCGAATGATTCACTTTGCACAAAACTTAATCATCCAACTgtgcagaaaaataaaaaatgcacaaTGACAAATTTGAATCTATAGTACTACAAATTTGAATCTATGCACAATGACAAATTTGACCAGTTTTTATTGGTGTCATTACCCCCAATCTTGTACCATATACCAAGATACTGAAAACATACTGTTTCACATTTAATTACACTGTTTCACATTCAACTGTGCACACATAAAATTGGTATCAAATTTATTTCAGTAATGGCTCAATGGTGTAAGGATTCTTTATCGCTTGTTTTGACTTAGACAAATTTTTTCATCATTGCGCCTGTATTTTTTTCTAATACCATCACGTAAAATAAATGCAAACCAAGAATATCTAGAACAATATAAATAAGGAATTTCAAAACATTATAGCAGAAAATCAATTACATGCAACTTTTCTTTAAACACTCTTTAAATGTAGAAAACAAAACTAACCTTTTTTGTAGTAGCGATGATAAggaattaaaaaccaaaacaacatctgctaaaaaatacaaaaaagaaaaatcaaaatgaaaaaaaaaaaaatcaatcttcaAAACCATATGCAAAATAGCGGATTTGTGTCATCATCATTATCCTCACCATTATCATTATCATTACCCACTTGCAATTCCTTGATGTCTGGTTTCAAATTACTCTTAATTCTCATCCAAGTTAATGGGTTTTGAATCGCCACCAACTTCTACAATTCCCAAATCACAAAATTCTAGTAAAGGGTATGCCAAAaacacaaattcaaaattcaatttctttttgtacagGACAATAGAAAGATTGAGACTTTTTTTACTTCTACAGTTCTACACACTTTCGAGCTCTAAATTTTCtcggaaacaaacagaaagtcAAAGAAGTTGTACCTGGTCCAAGAGAAGAGCAGTGCTAGAAGAGATCTCTGGTGAGAAACTTAATAAGATGGACCAAACCATTGAACAAAGAAACCCAGTAAGACTAAAAGAATGATAATCAACCATAACAATTATAGTTAACAATAAATGTAAAAACCCAGAACCATTAACCTTCCTTAAAAATATGAACTATTGTCCTTATTACTATGTATTTAACCAGATCGCAAACAATCTCATTAGATCTCATGATATCATGAGGGGGCATAAACACATGCAATTATCAAGAAGTTAATTCTCCAATTTCTAATCACAAATTCCAAACATAAACAACGGAGTGCAAGGGATAAGAACATATTGGACTGATGAACGAAATAGCTAATGTGATGAAAATGCTCAAACCTTACTAACAACGCTGCAACTCCTGAAaaatcatagactcacaaaaTCTGGTTTTACCAGGCAAACCGTGGACAACCCATTGCAATTtactgcaaaacaaaattgttagTATATCCAAAACACGATTAAAACCCACAAATCCATCACCAAAACAAATAATTTCCCTaacaaaattaatcatattaataattttttcaacCTGATATATAGATACACAACGACATGTATAAACATATCAgagatatagagagagaaagagagaggtagAGGTAGAGGTAGAGAGAGACCTGATGGTGTTGATGAACATTGGAGAGTGAGAAAAGCAGAGGACAACTGGAGGTTGCTAAAAGAGATTAAGTAcagtgaaaaattaaatatttgactTCTGGGTACTTGAGAAGAAGTGAGATTTAGTTACCTATGTAAGGAGAGATTGGGAAATACTCTGAAACCCTTGCATCAGCAATCGCAAAAtcaggaagaaaaaaaaccttggaaaccaattttaTGACCTTCCACATAGCGCCGACAAATCTAGGTTTACAGGGATGCAAAACTCATCTGAAAAAAGAGAACCCAAACAAaatctcaaataaaaaaaaaaatttaaaaagaaaaaagaaaaggaaaaccaCGATCACAAAACCCCATATttgaacaaaagaaaacccCAGATGTAAGATCCGAAGAACTCACCAAGAAATGCTATCCTTTATGGGTAAAATTTTTCTTCGAATCAAATCGAAAGCGTTTATTGGTTGGGTGGTTTTTCAGCAAAACGGAGAAAGTGAAAGAGAGAAAATCCCTTAAACCACGAAAATCAGCAACCCTTTCCGCGAAAGAAAGCACGGTTATCACAGGAACAGAGGATTGGAAGAAAGAACATCCAAAACGAAAAGAGCAAAAGCCGAAATCAAGAAAAGCAACGAaggaacaaaaccctaactcaAGATGACTCTCGAAGTCGAGAGAATAAAATGAGCGCCTCGTGGAAAACAGGTACACAAACGGAAAGAAAACAGAGAAGCGAGGGCAGTTCCGTCCGGACACTGGTCATCCACAGTACCCAACCCCTacgggttttagtatatatgataTAATTTAATATGGAGAAATGTAAAAAGTGGTATCTaagaaatgaatttttctaCCTAGCTAGGGTTTGTTGGGGAGTGTAAGGTacaaatttttgaatttgaatttcatcCGAATTTAAGTTGTGGGAATCCTAGGATCCTCACATTCCTAACcgtttattttgaatttttttatttaaaattaaacataaatagtacataacaaaaactgaccgctatgactaagatgtgaggatcctaAGGTTTGGATATCTAACCCACAGCTTCCATGACACGACAAAAATGTGAGGCTCTCTGCCTTCTatgttcatcatcttcatcatcttccaTTGCAAAAGTCTCATCTCCACCTTCCACGAGATTGAGCAATTCTTCATGTTGtgccaacaattttttttgttactcATACAATCTCCtcgaagaagacattgtaagaactcaagatttaaaAACGATGAATAATGATTATGAGCTACAAAAGAAGGATTGAGTTTGGTGTATGAATGATGATGGATGTaaggtttatatggacaaaaaaagaaaggatgaggttctggacaatatCACATGGCACTacatgattggttgaaaatctatCGAAACCTtgactaaattattgtaaacagatagtgaCACATGATGCGTTGGGATtgattgaaaatcttatcgaaatctatccACAATAATAATTtcgaataatgacacgtggcatgacaagattggttacaaatcctatccaaaattaaaactaattttttttttattttataaaaaataataatattttaaatgggttgAGTGCCAGCATATTTTTTAGACTttgtgccagcacattttttagGAGTGAATATGCATTTggccaattactgttcattgtgGTTAATCACTATTCATTTGAGTGAATTAAATGGGCTTGGTGCCAACGCATTTTTAGGAATGAAGTTGCTCAAATGTATGTCTATTATTAAGCATACGAAAAACTTAATACTTATTTAGCACTAACAAAATTCGAAAAGATTACTTTTCaagacaatttttttcaaattcattaaaatttcaTATGCGAATTCTTGAATATCTACTGTGGTACAATATTCAtgtcatattttctcaaattttggCATGGCAGCAATAAAATTCTAGCAGCATCGCTGCTACCAATATGATTTATATACACCTAAAAATGAAGaataacaaacaaataaaaaattgcaataataataatatgaacTGTGAGCGAATGTTTACCCCAATAACAAGGGTGGATGTgcttgtttttccttttcttcttttctccatAATCATCATCAGCAATCGATGCATCCACCTATCAAACCAATACAATGCAATACAATACAATTCAATATAAAGATGcaaaaggagaaaataaaataaaaaacataaagaaaataataataatattgtacCTAGCCCCCAGAATTGTAGAATTTTCTTGACTTTGGTGGATGAATATTGGGCAAAATTCACATCTTTTGagaaaattgaagattgaaaacCACAACCAAAAGTAGATCTGAAGAAATCAGAATTTGTTGCAGAGGACATGGTAAATCTGGGAGTTGTTGGGAGACCAGAGGTGTGATTTGATTTGTGATAAATTTGCTAACGATGACAGGATCAGAAAGTCTGACTGCTTCCGAGTGGATTGGATTTGACTGGTTTGCTATAACAAGGAAAGGAAAGTACAAGGcgtctctctcctctcctaggaggaggaggcggaggaggaggaggcggcgGTGGTACTCTCAAGTATTGTCTACTTTTgcttttcaagttttaattagGGTCTGCAAACGGGCAGAACCCGTGATACCTGTTTTCAAAGCTAAACACAAAAAGGGAAAGGAGGAGCCTCGGGATTCTATGGATTTTATGATCGTAACCATTCATTATACATTGTataattagaaattatttttaaatttaaaattaatcatacgATACACGATCACGATTACGAAATTCGTAGGATTCTCAGGAAAAATATCCAACGATAATccttttccaaacaaaaaaagaaaaataaaggaaacAGTGTCTGTGTCACAGTTATATCCTGTGatattttataaaacaaataaaatagttAAGTAATTGATAATTTAGTGTGTTTACTAGTTCGTTtgtaagtacttttaaaatgattgaaagtgtttaggtgaaattaattttaggtttaaaaaacacttcaaatattttttcaaATAAGCTTCAGATATGCATCTACTCTCCTTCAAACTCACAGTTATATTCAACTCAAGTAGTACAGTAATAATTGTGTAATTGGCTCAATACAAGTTGTGTATGACTCTATAGTATACATGTTGCGTTGTAAGAAAAATTAAGCTACGGTTATAACTCTATTCGTTTGATTTgaaagttttcttcttcttcgtgtATCCTAAATGATGTTGAAGACTCAAACACTCAACTCTAGCtcgaggaaaaaacaaaaaaaagaacataATTTCGGGCGCCGCAAAGtttacaatgatatattttacactaaagaaACGGGCAGTTTGGCTAAGCGATATAATGGGCAACCtgatttgatatcgaattcgtcatatacgagatttgaacctaaaacctctcgcTTACAAGTGTAgagaaataccaccagaccgtagtactgagtggatGGGCACTGTAGAGTTTGCCGTAAGAAAAATGAGTTATGCAAGAAATTGCGATCCTTTTCGAGCTCTATTTTCCAGTGGttacaaatataattttgagagagtaaaagaaaaggaattgTTACTGACAGTCCAAGTTTTTTGTTCATGTTAGATGCAAAGGTGGTCCTTTTGGAAAGCCAGCCAGCAAGGGAGGAATATCCGAGTTCCAACTGAACTGAATATGCACTTGCGGGTGGAAATTGTGAAGCAATTCTGATCAGATTATGGAGCATTTTTCCTTGATTGTTTTTCTCATTTTAATGTAATTAACTAACTAGTCCAAATCATACATGTTGTGTTCAATCCAATGCAATACTAGGTAGTAACCTGCAGTTGTTTCAATGCAATACTGGGTAGTAATCTGCAGTTGTTTAGCTTTAACTTCTTTAATTGCTCTCTTATATTCTTTCTTTTCCGTCAACATCATGACTTGGGGACTCGGAAACCGAAGTTCTGTCAAAACAG from Pyrus communis chromosome 17, drPyrComm1.1, whole genome shotgun sequence includes the following:
- the LOC137721857 gene encoding uncharacterized protein isoform X2; the protein is MLFLLKTCHKFKARRDLESKTEQLLHSEMTPTSQQTQLLQFQLQFLKKELGISFSHNMDDECKKLIHRITPPRF